One part of the Theropithecus gelada isolate Dixy chromosome 5, Tgel_1.0, whole genome shotgun sequence genome encodes these proteins:
- the MFSD10 gene encoding major facilitator superfamily domain-containing protein 10, with protein sequence MGRGGGGGCTPRPPIHQQPPERRVVTVVFLGLLLDLLAFTLLLPLLPGLLESHDRAHDPLYGSWQGGVNWFATAIGMPVEKRYNSVLFGGLIGSAFSVLQFLCAPLTGATSDCLGRRPVMLLCLMGVATSYAVWATSRSFAAFLASRLIGGISKGNVSLSTAIVADLGSPLARSQGMAVIGVAFSLGFTLGPMLGASLPLEMAPWFALLFAASDLLFIFCFLPETLPLEKRAPSVSLGLHDAADLLSPLALLRFSAVARGQDPPTGDRLSSLRRLGLVYFLYLFLFSGLEYTLSFLTHQRFQFSSLQQGKMFFLIGLTMATIQGAYARRIHPGGEVAAVKRALLLLVPAFLLIGWSHSLPMLGLGLLLYSFAAAVVVPCLSSVVAGYGSPGQKGTVMGTLRSLGALARAAGPLVAASVYWLAGAQACFTTWSGLFLLPFLLLQKLNYSAQTLKAE encoded by the exons ATGGGACGGggagggggtggaggctgcaCCCCGCGCCCACCCATCCACCAGCAGCCACCAGAGCGCCGCGTGGTCACCGTTGTCTTCCTTGGCCTCCTGCTGGACCTCCTGGCCTTCACGCTGCTGCTGCCCCTGCTTCCCGGGCTGTTGGAGAGCCACGACCGTGCCCAC GACCCCCTTTATGGCTCCTGGCAGGGTGGGGTGAACTGGTTTGCCACCGCCATCGGGATGCCAGTGGAGAAGAGATACAACAGTGTCCTGTTCGGAG GTCTCATTGGCTCAGCCTTCTCTGTCCTGCAGTTTCTGTGTGCGCCACTCACTGGGGCCACCTCTGACTGCTTGGGGAGGCGCCCGGTGATGCTGCTGTGCCTG ATGGGTGTGGCCACCTCATATGCAGTCTGGGCCACCTCTCGGAGCTTTGCGGCCTTCCTGGCCTCCAGGCTGATTGGGGGCATCAGCAAAGGGAACGTCAGCCTCTCCACGGCCATCGTTGCTGACCTGGGCTCGCCTCTGGCCCGCAGCCAAGGCATG GCGGTCATTGGGGTGGCCTTCTCACTGGGCTTCACCCTGGGCCCTATGCTTGGAGCCTCCCTGCCCCTGGAAATGGCACCCTGGTTTGCCCTGCTCTTCGCAGCCTCCGACCTGCTGTTCATCTTCTGCTTCCTGCCAGAGACACTGCCCCTGGAGAAACGG GCGCCGTCTGTCTCCCTGGGGCTCCATGATGCGGCCGATCTGCTCAGCCCCCTGGCCCTGCTGCGCTTCTCAGCCGTCGCTCGTGGCCAGGACCCACCCACTGGAGACA GGCTCAGCAGCCTGCGCCGCCTGGGCCTCGTCTACTTCCTCTACCTCTTCCTGTTCTCGGGCCTGGAGTACACGCTGAGCTTCCTCACACACCAGCGCTTCCAGTTCAGCAG CCTGCAGCAGGGGAAGATGTTTTTCCTCATCGGCCTCACCATGGCCACCATCCAGGGTGCCTATGCCCGGCGGATCCACCCCGGCGGGGAAGTTGCTGCCGTGAAGCGG GCCCTCCTACTGCTGGTGCCTGCCTTCCTCCTCATCGGCTGGAGCCATTCTCTGCCCATGCTGGGCCTGGGGCTGCTGCTGTACTCCTTTG CCGCCGCCGTGGTGGTGCCCTGCCTGTCCTCCGTGGTCGCTGGCTATG GCTCACCAGGGCAGAAGGGCACGGTCATGGGTACACTGCGCAGCCTAGGCGCTCTGGCCAGGGCCGCAGGGCCCCTGGTGGCTGCTTCAG TGTACTGGCTGGCCGGGGCCCAGGCCTGCTTCACTACGTGGTCCGGGCTCTTTttgctccccttcctcctcctgcagAAGCTGAATTATTCGGCACAGACGCTCAAGGCTGAGtag